A section of the Leptospira kobayashii genome encodes:
- a CDS encoding SDR family NAD(P)-dependent oxidoreductase has protein sequence MELKGLSVLVTGSAGGLGKSMAHRLGKQGAKIILSDIQKEKLDATVSEFQKEGIETIGIVANVAREEDSVRLIAESVSKFGTLDVAILNAGILRDGLLIRVDKETGKVKAKMGIDQWQSVIDVNLTGVFLTAREAAAHMAEQKKGVIIPIASIAMHGNSGQTNYSAAKAGVAAMTVTWSKELSRFGIRVAGIAPGFIGTEMVLKDMNPEALEKWKSVIPIGRLGEPDEIAQTAQFIIENDLVTGVVLEISGGVRI, from the coding sequence ATGGAATTAAAAGGTTTAAGTGTTTTAGTAACCGGTTCTGCCGGTGGACTTGGAAAATCAATGGCGCATCGTTTGGGAAAACAAGGCGCCAAAATTATATTATCCGACATTCAAAAAGAAAAACTGGATGCAACCGTTTCTGAATTTCAAAAAGAAGGAATCGAAACGATCGGTATTGTTGCCAATGTGGCAAGAGAAGAAGATAGCGTGCGTTTGATTGCAGAGTCTGTTTCTAAATTCGGAACATTGGACGTAGCTATTTTGAATGCAGGGATCTTACGCGACGGATTACTCATTCGAGTCGACAAAGAAACGGGCAAAGTCAAAGCAAAGATGGGAATCGACCAATGGCAATCCGTCATTGATGTCAACTTAACAGGTGTTTTTTTAACAGCAAGAGAAGCGGCGGCTCATATGGCTGAACAAAAGAAAGGAGTGATCATTCCTATCGCTTCGATTGCAATGCATGGCAACTCAGGTCAGACCAATTATAGTGCAGCAAAAGCAGGTGTCGCAGCAATGACTGTAACATGGTCGAAAGAACTTTCCCGTTTCGGAATCAGAGTAGCTGGAATTGCACCCGGCTTTATCGGCACGGAAATGGTTTTAAAAGATATGAATCCGGAAGCTTTGGAAAAATGGAAATCAGTGATCCCGATCGGAAGACTGGGAGAACCAGATGAAATTGCACAAACAGCTCAATTTATCATCGAAAACGATTTAGTCACCGGTGTTGTTTTGGAAATTTCCGGCGGTGTTAGGATTTAA